The following coding sequences lie in one Pseudorasbora parva isolate DD20220531a chromosome 18, ASM2467924v1, whole genome shotgun sequence genomic window:
- the serpinf1 gene encoding pigment epithelium-derived factor, whose amino-acid sequence MRKVALLFGLWSLLSFSHAQLTDTADLEGEEEVVDLFTTPRTKLAAATSDFGYNLFRQLAARDPKASVFLSPMSISAAFTQLSMGASERAEKQIYRALRFHTLQDSQLHDTLRDLLSSLRASAKGFKSAERILLARKLRLRLEYLNSVEKQYGVRPQTLAGGARDLKTVNDWFKQKTGGKVEQVVPSPFSRNTAVLPVGAAFFKGKWITRFSNVNKMENFQRDGEAATLIPMMEQENYPVKMGIDPDLGCTIAQVPMEDGVSMYFFLPDEVTQNLTLIEEALTAEFVQDLANTLHAVQVQLTLPVFKLSYRTDLLPSLSDLGMSEWLEDTDLIKITSQAVKLNGVHHKVVMETAPEGAEYASTTPTAKGQSLALKYRVDRPFLFLARDEPSGALLFIGKVLNPSDLTRV is encoded by the exons ATGAGGAAGGTAGCCCTGCTGTTTGGTTTATGGAGTCTTCTCTCCTTCTCACATGCTCAGTTG ACAGATACAGCCGATCTTGAAGGTGAAGAAGAGGTGGTGGACCTTTTTACCACGCCACGCACCAAGCTGGCTGCCGCAACGTCTGATTTTGGCTACAACCTGTTCCGTCAGCTGGCAGCACGCGACCCCAAGGCCAGCGTCTTCCTGTCGCCCATGAGTATCTCGGCAGCATTCACACAGCTTTCAATGG GGGCATCCGAACGGGCAGAGAAACAGATTTACAGGGCCCTCCGATTTCACACCCTGCAAGACAGTCAACTCCATGACACGCTGAGAGACCTTCTCTCTTCACTCAGGGCTTCTGCCAAGGGCTTCAAGTCAGCGGAAAGGATACTTTTAGCTAGAA AACTTCGTCTCAGGCTGGAATACCTCAACAGTGTAGAGAAGCAATATGGGGTCCGGCCTCAAACTCTTGCTGGTGGAGCGCGGGACCTCAAGACTGTTAATGATTGGTTTAAACAGAAAACAGGCGGAAAAGTGGAACAAGTTGTTCCTTCCCCTTTTTCTCGTAACACAGCCGTGCTGCCTGTGGGAGCAGCCTTCTTTAAGG GTAAATGGATAACTAGGTTTAGCAACGTTAATAAGATGGAGAACTTCCAAAGAGATGGAGAAGCGGCGACTCTCATTCCCATGATGGAGCAGGAGAATTACCCAGTGAAGATGGGGATTGACCCTGACCTTGGCTGCACG ATAGCCCAGGTTCCTATGGAGGACGGAGTGAGCATGTATTTCTTCTTGCCGGATGAGGTGACTCAGAATCTGACTCTAATAGAGGAAGCACTTACAGCCGAATTTGTCCAGGACCTCGCCAATACTCTCCACGCAGTGCAGGTGCAGCTTACACTTCCTGTTTTCAAACTCAGCTACAGGACAGACCTGTTGCCTTCCCTCTCTGACCTGG gtATGTCTGAATGGTTGGAAGACACAGACCTAATCAAAATCACCAGTCAGGCTGTCAAGTTAAATGGCGTCCATCATAAGGTAGTCATGGAAACGGCTCCAGAGGGTGCAGAGTATGCCAGCACCACCCCCACTGCCAAAGGCCAATCGCTGGCTCTAAAGTACCGTGTGGACCGGCCTTTCCTCTTTTTAGCTAGGGATGAGCCATCAGGGGCACTTCTCTTCATTGGGAAAGTGCTGAACCCAAGTGACCTGACAAGGGTATGA